One segment of Paenibacillus sp. FSL R7-0337 DNA contains the following:
- a CDS encoding DUF423 domain-containing protein, whose protein sequence is MQRRLIGWGALLGMLSVAIGAFGSHILKPKISEHYLQVYETGVQYHMFHALALILIGLTAGQWGESVRLRWAGRLMVAGVILFSGSLYILSISGIKVLGAITPLGGVCFIAGWLCLALEAFSRKK, encoded by the coding sequence ATGCAACGAAGATTGATAGGCTGGGGAGCCTTGCTGGGTATGCTGTCTGTTGCCATCGGCGCGTTTGGATCGCATATCCTGAAGCCAAAAATCAGTGAGCACTATCTGCAGGTGTACGAGACGGGTGTCCAGTATCATATGTTCCATGCGCTGGCCTTGATACTTATCGGGCTTACCGCAGGGCAATGGGGCGAAAGTGTCCGTCTGCGCTGGGCAGGGCGGCTGATGGTTGCCGGGGTGATCCTGTTCTCGGGCAGCCTGTACATCCTAAGTATTTCCGGTATCAAAGTTCTCGGAGCGATTACTCCGCTGGGAGGCGTATGCTTCATTGCGGGCTGGCTCTGCTTGGCCTTGGAGGCCTTCTCGCGCAAGAAGTGA